The following is a genomic window from Chryseobacterium ginsenosidimutans.
GCTATCGAAAGCGTTGGAGTAGTTGAGCAAAATACCATAAGAGAGTATCTTGTTGTAAAAGAGGTGCTTACTTACAGCGATTCTGCAACGGGATCAGAAATCACTATCATTCCTTCGGATACCTACGAAATTACTACCATGGTAGATTTTGGGACTAAAGTTTTAGGAACCCAGAATGCTACGATGAAAAATATTTCTGAGTTTAAAGAAGAAATCTCATCTGCAAGAACATTCAGTTTCTTACACGAATTGGAGATGCTTTTGGATCATGGTTTGATCAAAGGTGGAGATATTTCTAATGCGATTGTTTATGTAGATAAAGATCTTACCCCTGAAACTACAGAAAAACTGAAGAAAGCTTTTGGTAAAGACAATGTGTCAATAAGACCAAACGGAATTCTTGATAATTTGAATTTAAACTATCCTAATGAAGCTGCAAGACATAAATTACTTGATGTGATTGGTGATCTGGCTTTGGCAGGCGTAAAAATAAAAGGTAAGGTAATTGCCAATAAACCAGGACATTTTGTAAATACACAATTTGCAAAAAAACTGAACCGTCAGTGGAAACTGCAGAAAAAGAAAAATGTTCCTGATTTTGATTTAACAAAAGAACCTGTTTTTGATATCAACGGAATCATGAAGCTGATGCCTCACAGACCTCCGTTCTTGTTAATTGATAAAATCCTTGAACTTTCAGATTCCCATGTTGTAGGGCTTAAAAATGTAACGATGAACGAACCTTTCTTCGTTGGGCATTTTCCTA
Proteins encoded in this region:
- a CDS encoding bifunctional UDP-3-O-[3-hydroxymyristoyl] N-acetylglucosamine deacetylase/3-hydroxyacyl-ACP dehydratase; translation: MSDMQKTLQQEVTLSGIGLHTGKEVKLTMKPAKENTGFVFVRTDLEGHPQVEADVNYVVATERGTTLEKLGVKINTCEHLLAALVGCDIDNAILEMDASEPPILDGSSKFFVEAIESVGVVEQNTIREYLVVKEVLTYSDSATGSEITIIPSDTYEITTMVDFGTKVLGTQNATMKNISEFKEEISSARTFSFLHELEMLLDHGLIKGGDISNAIVYVDKDLTPETTEKLKKAFGKDNVSIRPNGILDNLNLNYPNEAARHKLLDVIGDLALAGVKIKGKVIANKPGHFVNTQFAKKLNRQWKLQKKKNVPDFDLTKEPVFDINGIMKLMPHRPPFLLIDKILELSDSHVVGLKNVTMNEPFFVGHFPKEPVMPGVLQVEALAQTGGILVLASVPDPENYSTYFIKIDKVKFKRKVIPGDTLIFKIELIEPIRRGIVHMQGYGYVGDTVAVEAELMAQVAKNKVD